The following coding sequences are from one Paenibacillus sp. JDR-2 window:
- a CDS encoding carboxylesterase/lipase family protein: protein MALVIIQTSSGQVKGVQLNGCYVYRGIPYAQAPVGVLRFKPPQAPPAWEGVRDCGTFGPIAYQNVDPNRSLPELAYSEDCLNLNVWTSGPAERLRPVLVYIHGGGFIGGKGADCDGSRYTAEEDFVFVSLNYRLGALGFLALEEVLGEEYATSGNNGMLDIIAALHWVKSNIAAFGGDPARVTVMGNSAGAKCTATLYAMQTAEGLFQRAVAQSGATQSIRDRKTAALTTSRLINALGLKPEEAGRLLELPAEQLISAQMKVGPDTAGNLHMFGPVADGNLIPFNPIQYLKEAENLPPLLIGTNEDEAAMFIYYDPGLQKPNADTLSRLFGENQQEVWHSFFRHSETIPVEKAWSKALTEHLYAIGCMQLAQAVAASGAPVWMYRLTYGGWLGAIHGYEGSLINHAENKARDLSNEANDPYFIADEAAGLAAGMRAGWNAFIRCGDPNTPELPAWPEYGPDQSVLMLQLDSFVQENLTPPFGISVQHQVWRT from the coding sequence ATGGCTCTAGTGATTATTCAAACGTCATCTGGACAGGTAAAAGGCGTTCAATTAAACGGATGTTACGTATATAGAGGGATTCCGTATGCGCAAGCTCCGGTTGGAGTGCTGAGGTTCAAGCCGCCTCAAGCCCCTCCGGCATGGGAGGGAGTCCGGGACTGCGGTACTTTTGGGCCAATCGCCTACCAGAATGTTGACCCTAACCGTTCTTTGCCGGAGCTTGCGTACTCGGAGGACTGTCTGAATCTGAATGTCTGGACGTCCGGTCCTGCTGAGCGGCTTCGTCCTGTTCTTGTTTATATCCATGGCGGCGGTTTTATAGGCGGGAAAGGTGCGGACTGCGACGGCAGCCGTTATACCGCGGAAGAAGATTTTGTATTCGTCTCGCTGAACTACCGGCTGGGAGCGCTGGGTTTTCTTGCCTTGGAAGAGGTTCTTGGCGAGGAATACGCGACATCCGGAAATAACGGCATGCTGGACATTATCGCGGCGCTGCACTGGGTAAAGAGCAATATTGCTGCCTTTGGCGGCGATCCTGCCCGCGTGACCGTGATGGGGAATTCCGCCGGTGCCAAGTGTACGGCAACCTTGTACGCCATGCAGACTGCGGAAGGACTGTTTCAACGGGCAGTAGCCCAAAGCGGGGCTACGCAATCCATAAGGGACAGGAAGACGGCTGCCTTAACAACTAGCCGACTTATTAATGCGTTAGGGCTGAAGCCGGAGGAAGCGGGGCGGCTTCTCGAACTGCCGGCTGAGCAGCTGATCTCGGCTCAGATGAAGGTAGGACCGGACACGGCCGGAAACCTTCATATGTTTGGTCCCGTTGCGGACGGCAATCTTATTCCTTTTAATCCGATTCAGTATCTCAAAGAAGCAGAGAACCTGCCGCCGCTCTTGATCGGTACAAACGAGGACGAAGCGGCAATGTTCATCTATTATGATCCGGGCCTTCAGAAGCCTAATGCAGACACGCTAAGTAGACTGTTTGGCGAGAATCAGCAGGAGGTGTGGCATTCCTTCTTCCGTCATTCCGAGACGATACCCGTGGAAAAGGCATGGAGCAAAGCGTTAACCGAGCATCTGTATGCGATTGGCTGCATGCAGCTCGCGCAAGCGGTTGCGGCTTCGGGTGCGCCGGTATGGATGTACAGGCTGACGTACGGAGGCTGGCTTGGGGCTATTCACGGTTACGAAGGAAGCTTGATTAACCATGCGGAAAACAAAGCGCGAGATCTCTCCAATGAAGCAAACGATCCCTATTTCATTGCGGATGAAGCCGCAGGCCTGGCTGCCGGCATGCGCGCAGGGTGGAACGCGTTCATCCGCTGCGGTGACCCGAATACCCCTGAGCTGCCCGCATGGCCGGAGTATGGTCCTGATCAATCCGTCTTGATGCTTCAGCTGGATAGCTTTGTTCAAGAGAACTTAACGCCGCCATTCGGGATTTCCGTGCAGCATCAGGTTTGGAGGACGTAA
- a CDS encoding sulfite exporter TauE/SafE family protein, producing the protein MIFVEVTAAMLLLGLLLGFVGAGGSGFIIAILTVAFGYPIHTALGTALAAMFFSSLSGSVSHYREGNMILKTGAIVGLAGAAGAWVSSGWSSFIPEDKLGWMTSGMLFSSGLALWFRMAYQAKNGGKSPSAPMQTSGMKFYASAAFIGLVTGALSGLFGIGSTPFIQLGLMLILGMSMRFAAGTTMLVIMPIALAGGAGYYSVGYLDIQLLIAVVIGTMLGSYIGAKFTKRVPAVMLKTCMVLTPMLGAAILLI; encoded by the coding sequence ATGATTTTTGTTGAAGTGACAGCTGCGATGCTGCTTCTAGGGCTACTGCTTGGATTTGTTGGGGCAGGGGGATCGGGTTTTATTATTGCGATCTTAACGGTTGCATTTGGTTATCCGATTCATACGGCGCTTGGCACGGCTCTTGCGGCTATGTTTTTTTCTTCGTTATCCGGGTCTGTCAGTCATTACCGCGAAGGCAATATGATTCTGAAGACCGGCGCCATTGTTGGCCTGGCAGGCGCGGCAGGCGCTTGGGTCAGCTCTGGCTGGTCTTCCTTTATTCCTGAGGATAAGTTAGGCTGGATGACTTCGGGCATGCTGTTCAGCTCCGGTCTGGCTCTATGGTTCAGAATGGCCTATCAGGCTAAGAATGGCGGGAAAAGCCCTTCTGCTCCCATGCAGACAAGCGGGATGAAATTCTATGCGTCGGCTGCCTTTATCGGTTTAGTCACAGGGGCATTGTCCGGACTGTTCGGGATTGGCTCAACGCCTTTTATCCAGCTCGGTCTTATGCTGATTCTTGGCATGTCCATGCGTTTCGCGGCAGGAACGACTATGCTCGTTATTATGCCTATCGCATTAGCGGGGGGAGCCGGTTATTACTCTGTCGGCTATCTGGACATTCAATTGCTTATCGCCGTTGTAATAGGCACGATGCTTGGCTCTTATATCGGTGCGAAATTTACGAAACGCGTGCCGGCGGTAATGCTCAAGACCTGCATGGTGTTGACTCCAATGCTTGGCGCTGCGATTTTGCTTATTTGA
- a CDS encoding LysR family transcriptional regulator: MSPLELLQLKYFQTTARLQHMTQAARHLHISQPALSKTIASLEAELGVKLFERTNKSIRLNEHGIHFLSKVDIALQALEDGKRELQDLVESPSEYITLDVRVSSHLLPGLLAEYRKSKPDTQFHLLQHALPSEHAFDFDLCLSDGAVPPPGCHSVALLREKIVVALPSEHRLAKRDRISLEELKEERFISLPPGKSLRETTDAFCRLAGFTPHIQFESDDPATVRGLIRAGQGLAFLPAITWGGSTGSDVVTIPLKEGYCERSISLHWPKGRYLTQAAASFRDCTTRYFSELADAYSKA; this comes from the coding sequence GTGAGTCCATTGGAGCTCCTGCAATTAAAATATTTTCAGACGACCGCGCGTTTGCAGCATATGACGCAAGCTGCACGGCATTTGCATATCTCTCAGCCTGCTCTTAGCAAAACGATCGCTTCCCTCGAAGCGGAGCTGGGAGTAAAGCTGTTCGAGCGCACCAACAAATCAATCCGGCTTAACGAGCATGGCATACATTTTCTAAGCAAAGTGGATATCGCGCTTCAAGCTTTGGAGGATGGGAAGCGAGAGCTGCAGGATTTAGTTGAATCTCCTTCCGAATACATCACGCTGGATGTACGCGTCTCCTCTCATCTCCTCCCGGGACTCCTTGCCGAATACCGCAAGAGCAAGCCGGATACGCAATTCCATTTGCTTCAGCATGCGTTGCCAAGCGAACACGCTTTTGACTTCGATTTATGCCTGTCAGACGGCGCTGTTCCTCCTCCCGGCTGCCATTCGGTCGCCTTGCTGCGGGAGAAGATTGTCGTTGCGCTGCCTTCCGAGCATCGTCTTGCTAAGCGCGACCGGATCAGCCTGGAGGAATTGAAAGAGGAACGATTCATCAGCCTTCCTCCCGGCAAATCGCTGCGCGAGACTACGGATGCTTTCTGCAGGCTTGCCGGATTTACTCCGCACATTCAGTTCGAAAGCGACGATCCGGCCACTGTCCGCGGTCTCATTCGGGCCGGTCAAGGTCTTGCTTTTCTTCCGGCCATCACCTGGGGAGGCTCAACCGGATCCGACGTGGTCACCATCCCCCTGAAGGAAGGCTATTGCGAACGATCCATCTCGCTTCATTGGCCCAAGGGACGGTACCTGACTCAAGCTGCCGCTTCGTTTCGGGATTGTACCACCCGGTACTTCTCGGAACTGGCCGATGCTTATTCCAAAGCTTGA
- the helD gene encoding RNA polymerase recycling motor HelD: MMKKEWDHEQNRLNEVKVKLKEKITELEPEVDQLYGQASNIRRHFWEEVTVNTSSDEDFEETFFSINQQAALLSERERTHEKRRQQWKSLKRLQQSPYFGRIDFKESDMNEAEQVYIGLSSFLASDGMNFLVYDWRTPIASLYYDYSPGPASYATPGGHIHGDMELKRQYRIKDGKLLNFFDASVTIGDSMLQQVLGQGANNQMKSIVATIQKEQNAIIRNDASRMLIVQGVAGSGKTSAALQRAAYLLYKHRERLTADQIVLFSPNPMFNSYVSTVLPELGEENMQQTTFQEYLDYWLGSAMKLEDPFEQIEYVLTQESAVGYEARVDGIRYKASEAFLHSLQKYAVWLSKEGMLFKSIRFRDRELITSKQLYEQFYGYDASVRLANRIILLQEWVLKELRKFARNELAAEWVDQELDYLDNDQYVEAYSEILKRFQRDEELFDVSERYAKALDRANKFTNQGEDQIFDFSEQQEDLLRQMIVKEHFKPLRRMVKKMKFVNVNGLYSQLFDEEESAYNRMTEGAEVPANWPEICRQTKEKLDNQELFYEDATPYLFLKELIEGSRMNTVVRHIFVDEGQDYSPFQYAFLKKLFPNARMTVLGDFGQAIFTQSSKLGGGDSPLLKLYGEENSTLIPLLQSYRSTKEIVEFTRLMLPGGEEIVPFERHGKKPLITTAGSREALLRQLVHDLESLKAEGNRSIAVIAKNAAESKEAYEALTSYGMEDIRLVTTETLTFESGIMVIPAYLAKGVEFDAVAIYDASSKSYNRESERKLFYTACTRAMHQLNLYICGEWAPYLKSLRSELYELQALE, from the coding sequence ATGATGAAGAAAGAATGGGATCATGAGCAAAATCGTCTTAATGAAGTGAAAGTGAAGCTGAAAGAGAAAATTACGGAGCTTGAACCGGAAGTCGATCAGCTTTACGGTCAGGCCTCGAATATACGCAGGCACTTCTGGGAGGAAGTGACGGTCAACACAAGCTCGGATGAGGATTTCGAAGAAACGTTCTTCAGCATTAATCAGCAGGCCGCGCTGTTATCGGAGCGGGAGCGGACTCACGAGAAACGGCGCCAGCAATGGAAAAGCCTGAAACGGCTTCAACAGTCTCCCTATTTCGGACGTATTGATTTTAAGGAGAGCGATATGAATGAGGCGGAACAGGTCTATATCGGCCTGTCGTCCTTCTTGGCATCGGACGGGATGAACTTCCTGGTCTACGATTGGCGGACGCCGATTGCAAGCCTCTATTACGATTATTCTCCGGGTCCGGCTTCCTACGCGACGCCAGGCGGACATATTCACGGAGATATGGAGCTTAAACGGCAGTATCGGATAAAAGACGGAAAGCTCCTCAATTTCTTTGACGCGAGCGTAACGATAGGCGATTCGATGCTGCAGCAGGTGCTTGGCCAAGGCGCCAATAACCAGATGAAAAGCATCGTGGCGACCATTCAGAAGGAACAAAACGCGATTATCCGCAATGATGCCAGCCGGATGCTGATCGTGCAGGGAGTCGCCGGAAGCGGGAAAACCTCGGCTGCCCTTCAGCGGGCAGCGTATTTGCTTTATAAACATAGGGAGCGGCTTACGGCTGACCAGATCGTTCTTTTTTCGCCGAATCCGATGTTCAACAGTTACGTATCTACCGTTCTTCCCGAGCTTGGCGAGGAAAACATGCAGCAGACGACCTTCCAGGAATATTTGGACTACTGGCTTGGTTCAGCGATGAAGCTGGAGGATCCGTTTGAACAAATCGAATACGTGCTTACGCAGGAGTCGGCGGTCGGTTACGAAGCGCGGGTTGACGGTATCCGGTACAAAGCATCCGAAGCTTTCCTGCATTCGCTGCAGAAGTACGCGGTATGGTTAAGCAAGGAAGGCATGTTGTTTAAGAGCATACGTTTCCGGGACCGCGAACTGATTACTTCGAAGCAATTATACGAGCAATTTTACGGTTATGACGCGTCTGTCCGCCTGGCTAACCGGATTATCCTGCTGCAGGAATGGGTATTAAAGGAGCTGCGGAAATTTGCGCGCAATGAGCTGGCGGCGGAGTGGGTAGACCAAGAGCTTGATTACCTTGATAATGACCAATACGTGGAGGCTTACAGCGAGATCTTGAAGAGGTTCCAGCGCGACGAAGAGCTGTTTGATGTTTCCGAACGTTATGCGAAAGCACTGGACCGAGCGAACAAGTTTACGAATCAAGGCGAGGATCAAATCTTCGACTTCTCCGAACAGCAGGAAGACCTGCTGCGCCAAATGATCGTGAAGGAGCATTTCAAGCCTTTGCGCAGGATGGTGAAGAAAATGAAGTTCGTAAATGTGAACGGTCTTTACTCGCAGCTGTTTGACGAAGAGGAATCGGCCTATAACCGTATGACCGAAGGTGCCGAAGTGCCTGCTAACTGGCCGGAGATTTGCAGGCAAACGAAGGAGAAGCTAGACAATCAGGAGTTGTTTTATGAAGACGCAACGCCTTATCTGTTCCTGAAAGAATTGATTGAAGGTTCCCGGATGAATACGGTTGTCCGCCATATCTTCGTGGATGAAGGCCAGGATTATTCGCCATTCCAATATGCGTTCCTGAAAAAGCTGTTCCCGAATGCCCGCATGACCGTGCTTGGCGATTTCGGGCAGGCGATCTTTACTCAATCTTCCAAGCTGGGGGGAGGAGATTCTCCGCTGCTTAAGTTATACGGAGAAGAGAACTCCACGCTTATCCCGCTTTTGCAGAGCTACCGTTCGACGAAAGAGATCGTGGAGTTCACTCGGCTCATGCTCCCTGGAGGCGAAGAGATTGTTCCGTTCGAGCGACATGGCAAAAAGCCGTTGATTACAACGGCTGGAAGCCGTGAAGCACTGCTTCGCCAGCTTGTTCACGATCTTGAATCGCTCAAGGCGGAAGGTAACCGTTCGATTGCCGTTATCGCGAAAAACGCAGCCGAGAGCAAGGAAGCTTACGAGGCGTTAACCTCATACGGAATGGAAGATATTCGCCTGGTAACGACGGAAACCTTAACCTTCGAATCCGGAATTATGGTTATCCCGGCTTATCTGGCCAAAGGCGTGGAGTTTGACGCCGTCGCAATCTATGACGCATCGTCGAAGTCTTATAACCGCGAAAGCGAAAGGAAGCTGTTCTATACGGCGTGCACTCGCGCGATGCATCAGCTAAACCTTTATATTTGCGGGGAATGGGCGCCATATCTGAAATCCTTAAGAAGTGAGCTATACGAGCTTCAAGCTTTGGAATAA